In Debaryomyces hansenii CBS767 chromosome A complete sequence, a genomic segment contains:
- a CDS encoding DEHA2D08294p (no similarity) yields MLLVFKHIDVDIDEKEILKIMEDSHNNSDLGVEFDKSENVKLIEYNDDLDIKCYIFENVSYGYYIIYNKYRTIRLNFSNSSFCEHCILDSFKSKAILDCMYLHDKVQNHMNSKDHRKCVV; encoded by the coding sequence ATATAGACGtagatattgatgaaaaagaaatcttGAAGATTATGGAAGATAGTCATAATAATTCAGATCTTGgtgttgaatttgataaaagTGAAAATGTAAAGCTAATAgaatataatgatgatttagatATAAAGTGTtacatatttgaaaatgtgTCTTATggatattatattatatacaataaatatCGAACAATAAGACTAAATTTTTCGAATTCAAGCTTTTGTGAACATTGCATATTAGATAGCTTCAAGAGTAAAGCAATCTTGGATTGCATGTACTTACATGACAAAGTACAAAATCATATGAATAGTAAAGATCATCGAAAATGCGTCGTTTAA
- a CDS encoding DEHA2D08404p (similar to CA3437|IPF15925 Candida albicans IPF15925), whose protein sequence is MSPYQPIIPFGKQFREEFFTLLDHEVTPVNHGSYGLTPTPVLNKFIECIKDENKFPDKFVKIRQQAEYIHAIQILADEVLRCDYHNLAIVDNATTAVNTILRSYPFEKGDKIVMPTTVYESCGNTVKFLQKRIGVEPVLVEIDYPLNDDDIVSKFEQVFQGTRIKLCLFDSIISNPGIRFPFERLTALCKKYGVLSLIDGAHSVGILPMNLGELKPDFYTSNLHKWLFVPRGCAILYVDSKHFSSVETMPIGHVFVDNEEALSFPPEMELIKKFKFIATKTFAQVSCIEAAINFRKNACGGESTIYKYCNELCHKVGLLITKDKWHGMSILNDGFDTVTTMINIEVPIDHLAKRENIVMDNSSPEQQAKFLHFSRKFIEEEMINKYHTFIPMFYHHGKLYARFSCQIYNDLDDYDYASDVVLKVLKSLFRSDWFIKWYNEQTRGI, encoded by the coding sequence ATGAGTCCATATCAACCGATTATACCCTTTGGAAAACAATTCAGGGAAGAGTTCTTTACATTATTAGATCATGAAGTTACTCCGGTTAACCATGGGTCGTATGGTCTAACCCCAACTCCGGTTCTTAACAAGTTCATCGAGTGCATTAaggatgaaaataaattccCAgataaatttgttaaaataAGACAACAAGCAGAATATATTCATGCTATCCAAATACTTGCGGATGAGGTGCTCAGATGTGATTACCATAACTTAGCGATAGTGGATAATGCAACCACTGCAGTTAACACTATATTACGACTGTATCCGTTTGAAAAGGGAGACAAGATAGTGATGCCAACTACAGTCTACGAAAGTTGTGGAAATACTGTCAAGTTTCTACAAAAGAGAATTGGTGTTGAGCCTGTGTTGGTAGAGATTGACTATCCGTTGaacgatgatgatattgtCAGTAAGTTTGAGCAAGTGTTCCAAGGGACAAGGATTAAATTATGTCTATTTGATCTGATAATCTCTAATCCTGGTATCAGGTTTCCTTTCGAAAGGCTTACAGCACTTTGTAAAAAATACGGTGTGTTATCCTTAATCGACGGGGCCCATTCGGTAGGAATATTACCAATGAATTTAGGCGAGCTCAAGCCCGATTTTTACACTTCTAATTTGCACAAATGGCTATTTGTTCCCAGGGGATGTGCCATCTTATATGTTGATTCGAAACATTTCTCGTCCGTTGAAACTATGCCAATAGGACATGTGTTTGTTGATAATGAGGAAGCATTGTCATTTCCACCAGAGATGGAGttgatcaagaaattcaagttCATAGCCACGAAGACATTTGCACAGGTATCATGTATTGAAGCAGCTATCAATTTTAGAAAGAATGCATGTGGTGGCGAGTCTACTATCTATAAATACTGCAATGAGCTATGCCACAAAGTGGGATTACTTATTACTAAAGATAAGTGGCATGGTATGAGCATTTTGAATGATGGATTCGATACAGTAACCACTATGATCAACATAGAAGTACCAATAGATCATCTTGCTAAGCGGGAAAATATTGTAATGGACAATAGCAGTCCAGAACAACAAGCGAAGTTTCTACACTTTTCTAGAAAGTTcatagaagaagaaatgattAACAAATATCACACCTTCATTCCAATGTTTTACCACCATGGGAAGTTATATGCGAGGTTTTCTTGTCAGATTTACAATGATTTAGACGACTATGACTATGCTAGTGATGTAGTGCTCAAAGTTCTCAAAAGCCTTTTCAGAAGTGATTGGTTTATTAAATGGTATAATGAACAGACTAGAGGTATCTGA
- a CDS encoding DEHA2D08316p (no similarity) gives MKMARTVPLYSNSEIELKECKGIVLVLFETEDEIIDDLFENASKYASIYLRFDEGKFYLFETGIEFRKEINKKELKYIDANYDIELSDKMVAIIEKIKPFHDDVFISHHKRKLDLKRKSFDRGETDLYYYVRENDKFRLYYSKETRQTAIVHNYEKGKLYDKPIRFKSFSELQRERIS, from the coding sequence ATGAAAATGGCAAGAACTGTCCCCTTATATAGTAATAGCGAAatagaattgaaagaatgCAAAGGAATAGTATTAgttttatttgaaacagAAGATGAGATAAtagatgatttatttgaaaatgcaAGTAAATATgcttcaatatatttaagATTTGATGAAGGAAAattctatttatttgaaacaggtattgaatttagaaaggaaataaataaaaaagaattaaagtACATTGATGCAaattatgatattgaaCTTTCAGACAAAATGGTAGcaataatagaaaaaataaaaccGTTCCATGACGATGTATTCATAAGCCATcataaaagaaaattggATTTGAAGAGAAAATCATTCGATCGTGGTGAAACCgatttgtattattatgtaAGAGAAAATGATAAGTTTAGATTATACTATTCTAAAGAAACAAGACAAACTGCTATCGTACACAATTATGAGAAAGGAAAATTATACGACAAACCTATCAGATTCAAGAGTTTTAGTGAATTacaaagagaaagaatATCTTGA
- a CDS encoding DEHA2D08360p (no similarity), with product MLTFFPLYIYRNIKASTIIIIAIYLLDILHYIRNIFYNMVYLFKKKETSTDALKNLFLLDIIEYETDKDIKAFLFNNICHSYIILNKGGKAIFKLYREDYKKHCIIGLDKIFQEAYDSDFRIDEINEHMKLSDHKKCLE from the coding sequence ATGCTCACTTTCTTTCCGCTCTATATATATCGCAATATAAAAGCCTCgacaattataataatagcCATATATCTACTCGATATATTGCATTATATAaggaatattttttataatatGGTCTACCTatttaaaaagaaagaaacaAGTACGGATGCgttaaaaaatttatttttgctAGATATCATAGAATACGAAACGGATAAAGACATTAAAGCTTTtctattcaataatatatgCCAttcttatataattttaaacAAAGGCGGTAAAGCAATCTTTAAACTCTATAGGGAAGACTATAAAAAGCATTGCATAATAGGcttagataaaatatttcaagaagcATATGACTCAGATTTtagaattgatgaaataaacGAACATATGAAATTATCTGACCATAAAAAATGTCTagaataa
- a CDS encoding DEHA2D08448p (no similarity): protein MCYGQASICWGREIGKGQAKRKDNVKRNDQVKVKTKGSTVGPSQGG from the coding sequence ATGTGTTACGGCCAAGCTTCGATATGCTGGGGTAGGGAGATCGGAAAGGGTCAGGCCAAGAGGAAGGATAATGTCAAAAGAAACGACCAGGTCAAGGTCAAGACCAAAGGGTCAACGGTGGGGCCATCGCAGGGGGGGTGA
- a CDS encoding DEHA2D08338p (no similarity), with amino-acid sequence MDSLIPVYYFRAKDNIIKDNEYILKKKVRNKKEMVNHFLNNRSNYCMFYIIVKDNIITLHKQGTIKNKEIDEEEIQYIGDYYDFEFEDKKVAVFNESEKTKDFEIIKIDEDGEPLPRIIKLDNIKYYFYEKIGENYVLYYNENIDNLSNVLYDIDNYDKVSNAYLKGKETANPIKLNNVYEIIDYINKMKE; translated from the coding sequence ATGGATTCGTTAATACcagtatattattttagAGCAAAAGACAACATTATAAAAGATAATGAGTATATTCTAAAAAAGAAGGTaagaaacaaaaaagaaatggTTAATCATTTTCTTAATAACAgatcaaattattgtaTGTTTTACATTATAGTGAAAGATAACATAATTACACTACATAAGCAAGGGActataaaaaataaagagatagacgaagaagaaatacaGTATATAGGTGACtattatgattttgaatttgaagataaaaagGTAGCTGTTTTTAACGAATCCGAAAAAACAAAagactttgaaattatcaagattgatgaagatggtGAACCTTTGCCtagaataataaaattggaTAATATCAAGTATTATTTTTATGAAAAGATTGGCGAAAACTATGTATTGtattataatgaaaatattgataatctaTCCAATGTTTTgtatgatattgataattacGATAAAGTATCTAATGCATATCTTAAAGGAAAAGAAACTGCTAACCCGATAAAGTTAAATAATGTATATGAAATAATCGATTATATAAACAAGATGAAGGAGTAA
- a CDS encoding DEHA2D08426p (similar to uniprot|P23776 Saccharomyces cerevisiae YLR300W EXG1 Major exo-1 3-beta-glucanase of the cell wall or uniprot|P32603 Saccharomyces cerevisiae YOR190W SPR1 sporulation-specific exo-1 3-beta-glucanase), giving the protein MVIASSVAGHLMAIFAIIGICVAAPFTPKNGKLVKKDSGFDYQNDKIRGVNLGGWFVLEPYMTPSLFQQNADDGNIPVDEYHYCEKLGKDVCKQRLETHWDNWITEDDIAKISKLGLNMVRIPIGYWAYQTLDSDPYVQGQDKYLKKALKWCRNHNVKVWIDLHGAPGSQNGFDNSGLRDEYGFQSGDNTQITLDVLAQISEKYGGSDYEDVVIGIELLNEPLGTVLDMDKLKTFFYGGYKTVRNSGVQTVVIHDAFQDMGFWNNDFNPPNKYWDVVVDHHHYQVFSQDDLEKSIDEHVETVCQWGRSATEESHWNVVGEWSAALTDCATWLNGVGRGARYSGDFDNTPYIGSCDNYLDYGSWSNDYRTNVRKYIEAQLDAYEQGAGWIFWSWKTENAVEWDFSRLTQAGIFPSPVTDRTYENQCGF; this is encoded by the coding sequence atGGTTATTGCTAGTAGTGTTGCAGGACACTTGATGGCTATTTTCGCTATCATAGGAATTTGTGTCGCAGCTCCATTTACTCCCAAGAATGGTAAATTGGTCAAAAAGGACTCCGGGTTCGACTATCAAAACGATAAGATCCGCGGGGTGAACCTTGGTGGGTGGTTCGTATTGGAACCTTACATGACTCCATCGTTATTCCAACAAAATGCTGATGATGGTAATATTCCAGTCGATGAATATCACTACTGCGAAAAGTTGGGCAAGGATGTATGTAAGCAACGTTTAGAGACCCACTGGGATAATTGGATTACGGAAGATGATATTGCTAAAATTAGCAAGCTTGGCTTGAATATGGTGAGAATTCCAATCGGGTACTGGGCCTACCAGACTTTGGATTCGGATCCATACGTCCAGGGCCAAGACAAGTACTTGAAAAAAGCATTGAAATGGTGTAGAAACCATAACGTGAAGGTCTGGATCGATTTGCACGGTGCTCCAGGATCGCAGAACGGGTTCGATAACTCTGGTTTACGTGATGAATATGGATTCCAATCGGGCGACAATACTCAAATCACTCTTGATGTATTAGCACAAATCCTGGAAAAATACGGTGGTTCTGACTACGAAGATGTGGTCATTGGTATTGAGTTATTGAACGAGCCTTTAGGCACAGTATTAGATATGGACAAGTTGAAAACCTTCTTTTACGGTGGATACAAAACCGTCAGAAACTCCGGGGTGCAAACTGTTGTTATCCACGATGCCTTCCAAGATATGGGATTCTGGAACAACGACTTCAATCCTCCAAACAAATACTGGGATGTTGTTGTAGACCACCACCACTACCAAGTTTTCTCACAAGATGACTTAGAAAAATCCATTGATGAACATGTAGAAACTGTTTGTCAATGGGGCAGAAGTGCAACCGAGGAATCTCACTGGAATGTTGTCGGTGAATGGTCTGCTGCTTTGACAGACTGTGCAACATGGTTGAATGGTGTTGGAAGAGGTGCTAGATACTCTGGTGACTTCGATAACACTCCATACATTGGTTCGTGTGATAATTACCTCGACTACGGCAGCTGGTCAAATGACTATAGAACGAACGTTCGTAAATACATTGAAGCTCAATTAGATGCATATGAACAAGGCGCAGGATGGATTTTCTGGTCATGGAAAACTGAAAATGCTGTAGAATGGGACTTCTCTAGATTAACACAAGCAGGTATTTTCCCATCACCAGTCACCGACAGAACATACGAGAACCAATGTGGTttttaa
- a CDS encoding DEHA2D08382p (no similarity), which produces MYNLLERHFTFVIKLNHDLDNVLEDYQISKIAIFIGSGGHVFRDVEAGLFYRGDNKLQSTWNQSVYSLRLLR; this is translated from the coding sequence atgtataatttattagagAGGCATTTTACATTTGTCATTAAGTTAAATCACGATTTAGATAACGTACTCGAAGACTACCAAATAAGTAAAATTGCCATATTTATTGGATCTGGTGGACATGTCTTTAGAGATGTTGAAGCTGGTTTATTCTACAGAGGTGATAACAAGCTTCAACTGACATGGAATCAATCTGTATATTCTTTGCGTTTGTTACGCTAG